One genomic segment of Rhinopithecus roxellana isolate Shanxi Qingling chromosome 6, ASM756505v1, whole genome shotgun sequence includes these proteins:
- the LOC104673639 gene encoding olfactory receptor 2AE1, giving the protein MVVFLIAVSGNTLTILLICIDPQLHTPMYFLLSQLSLMDLIHVSTTIPKMATNYLSGKKSISFVGCATQHFLYLSLGGAECFLLVVMSYDCYVAICHPLCYAVLMSKKVGLMMVVTSWLGASVNSLIHTAILMHFTFCGSRKVYHFYCEFPAVVKLVCGDITVYETTVYISSILLLLLPILLISTSYVFILQSVIQMRSSGSKRNAFATCSSHLTVVSLWFGACIFSYMRPRSQRTPLQDKVGSVFYSIVTPTLNPLIYTLRNKDVAKALRRVLRRDVITQCIQRLQLWLPRV; this is encoded by the coding sequence ATGGTGGTCTTCCTTATTGCCGTGAGTGGCAACACCCTCACCATTCTCCTCATCTGCATTGATCCCCAGCTTCATACACCAATGTATTTCCTGCTCAGCCAGCTCTCCCTCATGGATCTGATTCATGTCTCCACAACCATCCCTAAGATGGCTACCAACTACCTATCTGGCAAGAAGTCTATCTCCTTTGTGGGCTGTGCAACCCAGCACTTCCTCTATTTGTCTCTGGGTGGTGCTGAGTGTTTTCTCTTAGTTGTCATGTCCTATGACTGCTATGTTGCCATCTGTCACCCACTGTGCTATGCTGTGCTCATGAGCAAGAAGGTGGGACTGATGATGGTTGTCACGTCATGGTTGGGGGCATCCGTGAACTCCCTAATTCACACAGCGATCTTGATGCACTTCACTTTCTGTGGGTCTCGGAAAGTCTACCACTTCTACTGTGAGTTCCCAGCTGTTGTGAAGCTGGTGTGTGGCGACATCACTGTATATGAGACCACAGTGTACATCAGCAGcatcctccttcttctcctccccatCTTGCTGATTTCTACATCTTATGTCTTCATCCTTCAAAGTGTCATTCAGATGCGTTCATCTGGGAGCAAGAGAAATGCTTTTGCCACTTGTAGCTCCCACCTCACGGTGGTTTCTCTTTGGTTTGGTGCCTGCATCTTCTCCTACATGAGACCCAGGTCCCAGCGCACTCCATTGCAGGACAAAGTTGGTTCTGTGTTCTACAGCATCGTTACCCCCACGTTGAATCCTCTGATTTATACTCTCCGGAATAAAGATGTAGCTAAGGCTCTGAGAAGAGTGCTGAGGAGAGACGTTATCACCCAATGCATTCAACGACTGCAACTGTGGTTGCCCCGAGTGTAG